The following coding sequences lie in one Moritella viscosa genomic window:
- the purM gene encoding phosphoribosylformylglycinamidine cyclo-ligase has translation MSNQNTSLSYKDAGVDIDAGNALVERIKGVAKKTKRPEVMGGLGGFGALCQLPTGYKEPVLVAGTDGVGTKLRLAIDLAKYDTVGIDLVAMCVNDLIVQGAEPLFFLDYYATGKLDVDVATAVVTGIGEGCLLSGCALTGGETAEMPGMYDGKDFDIAGFCVGIVDKENIIDGTKVAAGDKLIALGSSGPHSNGYSLVRKILEVSKEDPSQAFGDSTLGDTLLTPTNIYVKSVLAVLKECEVHALSHITGGGFWENIPRVLPALTKAIIDENSWQWPEIFNWLQEKGNVERTEMYRTFNCGVGMVIALPEAQVEKALEIFTEHGENAWLIGEIADAAENEEQVEIK, from the coding sequence GTGAGCAACCAAAATACTTCTCTAAGTTATAAAGATGCAGGCGTTGATATAGACGCAGGTAATGCATTAGTAGAACGCATTAAAGGTGTAGCAAAAAAGACTAAGCGACCTGAAGTTATGGGTGGTCTAGGTGGCTTCGGCGCACTTTGCCAATTGCCTACTGGTTATAAAGAACCAGTGTTGGTTGCAGGAACAGACGGTGTAGGAACCAAACTACGCCTCGCTATCGATTTAGCTAAATATGATACTGTTGGTATCGATCTAGTTGCTATGTGTGTGAATGACCTTATTGTACAAGGTGCTGAGCCACTATTCTTCTTAGATTACTACGCAACAGGTAAACTAGATGTAGATGTAGCTACAGCTGTTGTTACCGGTATTGGTGAAGGTTGTCTACTATCAGGTTGTGCGTTAACCGGTGGTGAAACAGCTGAAATGCCTGGTATGTACGACGGTAAAGATTTTGACATTGCTGGCTTCTGTGTCGGTATTGTTGACAAAGAAAATATCATCGACGGTACTAAAGTTGCTGCGGGTGATAAGCTTATCGCTTTAGGATCGAGTGGCCCTCACTCAAACGGCTATTCATTAGTTCGTAAGATTCTTGAAGTATCAAAAGAAGATCCAAGCCAAGCGTTTGGTGATTCGACATTAGGTGATACGCTGCTAACGCCAACAAATATCTATGTTAAGTCTGTGCTAGCTGTATTGAAAGAGTGTGAAGTTCACGCTTTATCACACATTACTGGTGGTGGTTTCTGGGAAAATATCCCACGTGTACTACCAGCACTAACAAAAGCTATCATTGATGAAAATAGCTGGCAGTGGCCTGAAATTTTCAACTGGTTACAAGAGAAAGGTAACGTTGAACGTACAGAAATGTACCGTACGTTTAACTGTGGTGTTGGTATGGTTATCGCCCTACCAGAAGCACAAGTTGAAAAAGCACTGGAAATCTTCACTGAACACGGCGAAAATGCGTGGCTAATTGGTGAGATTGCAGACGCTGCAGAAAATGAAGAACAAGTTGAGATAAAATAA
- a CDS encoding putative arsenate reductase gives MGTLRIPICFKTCLRNRPSMTSVTIYHNPRCSKSRQTLALLEEQGVTPNIVKYLETPPSAVQLQEILTLLALAPRQLMRIKEAEYKALGLDDESLSNDELITAMIATPKLIERPIVLVNGKAVIGRPPENVLAIL, from the coding sequence ATGGGGACTTTAAGGATCCCCATTTGTTTTAAGACTTGTTTAAGGAATAGGCCAAGCATGACTAGTGTCACTATTTACCATAATCCACGTTGCTCTAAAAGCCGCCAAACTCTTGCTTTATTAGAAGAACAAGGTGTAACGCCAAACATCGTAAAATACCTCGAAACGCCACCATCAGCAGTACAACTGCAAGAAATTTTGACCTTACTAGCATTAGCACCACGTCAATTAATGCGTATTAAAGAAGCTGAATATAAAGCACTCGGTTTAGATGATGAAAGCTTGTCTAATGACGAACTCATTACCGCAATGATCGCAACACCTAAGTTGATAGAACGCCCAATCGTATTAGTAAATGGTAAAGCTGTTATTGGTCGTCCTCCTGAAAACGTCTTAGCAATACTCTAA
- the hda gene encoding DnaA-homolog protein hda — protein MNTPAQLSLSVQLPDGETFASFYPGANVQLLTALKNAAVGDGDPFIYLFGSRSSGTSHLLHATCTECTDADRSAAYLPMAMSAMMSPSVLDGMEHLDIVCIDNIELIAGNREWEVALFNFYNRWRDSHDQDNPGSLIVTGNSAARHLGIQLPDLLSRLDWGVSYQLQLLDDDGKLAALQLRAEFRGLKLPVDVGRFLLNRSSRDMETLISTLDRLDNASISAQRRLTIPFVKETLSL, from the coding sequence TTGAACACTCCAGCACAACTTTCTTTATCTGTACAATTACCCGATGGTGAAACTTTCGCGAGTTTTTACCCCGGCGCTAATGTCCAACTCCTGACAGCATTAAAAAATGCTGCTGTCGGCGACGGTGATCCATTTATTTATTTATTTGGTAGCCGAAGTTCGGGCACTTCTCATTTACTCCACGCAACTTGTACCGAGTGTACAGACGCCGACCGTTCTGCTGCTTATTTACCGATGGCAATGTCTGCTATGATGTCACCGTCTGTATTAGATGGTATGGAACATCTTGATATTGTTTGTATCGATAATATTGAATTGATCGCAGGGAACCGTGAATGGGAAGTTGCATTATTCAATTTTTATAATCGTTGGCGTGATAGTCATGATCAAGATAATCCAGGTTCACTCATTGTAACAGGCAATAGCGCGGCACGGCATTTAGGTATTCAATTACCGGATCTGCTTTCTCGATTAGATTGGGGCGTTAGTTATCAGCTACAATTATTAGATGATGACGGTAAGTTAGCTGCGTTACAGCTACGTGCTGAATTTAGGGGGCTGAAGCTACCTGTTGATGTTGGCCGTTTCTTATTAAATCGTTCATCTCGAGATATGGAAACCCTTATTTCGACATTAGATCGATTAGATAATGCGTCAATTAGCGCCCAACGTCGTTTAACCATCCCGTTTGTGAAAGAAACCCTCTCTTTATAA
- the upp gene encoding uracil phosphoribosyltransferase produces MKVVEVKHPLVRHKLGLMRAADISTKRFRELATEVGSLLTYEATADLELEQKTIAGWNGDVTVDQIKGKKVTVVPILRAGLGMMDGVLEHMPSARVSVVGIYRDEETLEAVPYFEKIVHSIEERLAIVIDPMLATGGSMISTLDLLKAKGCKRIKVLILVAAPEGLKALEEAHPDIELYTASIDERLDEKGYIVPGLGDAGDKIFGTK; encoded by the coding sequence ATGAAAGTTGTTGAGGTTAAGCACCCGTTAGTACGTCATAAATTGGGTTTAATGCGTGCTGCTGATATTAGCACTAAGCGTTTTCGTGAACTAGCAACAGAAGTGGGTAGCCTACTTACTTATGAAGCAACTGCTGATTTAGAGCTAGAGCAGAAGACCATTGCAGGTTGGAATGGTGATGTTACTGTCGATCAAATCAAAGGGAAAAAGGTAACTGTTGTGCCAATTCTACGTGCAGGTTTAGGCATGATGGATGGTGTGTTAGAGCATATGCCGAGTGCACGTGTGAGCGTTGTTGGTATCTACCGCGATGAAGAAACATTAGAAGCAGTACCTTATTTTGAAAAAATTGTTCACAGTATTGAAGAGCGTTTAGCTATTGTGATTGACCCGATGTTAGCAACGGGTGGTTCTATGATCTCAACATTAGACTTATTAAAAGCAAAAGGTTGTAAGCGCATTAAAGTACTTATTCTTGTTGCTGCACCTGAAGGTCTAAAAGCGTTAGAGGAAGCACACCCTGATATCGAACTTTACACTGCATCGATTGATGAGCGTTTAGACGAAAAAGGCTATATCGTTCCTGGTCTTGGTGACGCAGGCGATAAGATTTTTGGTACTAAATAA
- the gmhA gene encoding phosphoheptose isomerase, with amino-acid sequence MTSYQGLIQQELVEAAQVLNDFLADPKNGENIEAAAALLADSFKAGGKVLSCGNGGSHCDAMHFAEELSGRYRENRPAMPGIAISDVSHMSCVSNDFGYEYVFSRYVEGIGQKGDVLLGLSTSGNSQNVLNAFAAAKAKGMKTIALTGKDGGKMAGIADIEIRVPHFGYADRIQEIHIKVIHLLIQLIEKMMGYAD; translated from the coding sequence ATGACAAGTTATCAAGGCTTAATTCAGCAAGAATTAGTCGAAGCAGCACAAGTTTTAAATGATTTTTTAGCTGACCCGAAAAATGGTGAAAATATTGAAGCAGCAGCGGCCTTATTAGCTGATTCATTTAAAGCCGGAGGTAAAGTATTATCTTGTGGTAATGGTGGTTCACATTGTGATGCGATGCATTTTGCTGAAGAATTATCGGGGCGTTATCGTGAAAATCGTCCAGCAATGCCGGGCATTGCTATCTCTGATGTGAGTCATATGTCTTGTGTGAGTAACGACTTTGGCTATGAATATGTGTTTTCACGTTATGTTGAAGGTATTGGTCAGAAAGGTGATGTACTATTAGGATTAAGCACCAGCGGCAATTCTCAAAATGTACTAAATGCATTTGCGGCAGCAAAAGCTAAAGGTATGAAGACTATTGCATTAACAGGTAAAGATGGCGGTAAAATGGCGGGTATTGCTGATATCGAAATTCGAGTTCCACATTTCGGCTATGCGGACCGTATCCAAGAGATCCACATTAAAGTTATCCACTTGTTGATTCAGTTGATTGAAAAAATGATGGGTTATGCAGATTAA
- a CDS encoding membrane protein, translated as MQTTQEIQKKITQYRLLGLFGFFGLLILMFVWQLWLTPEKLQDHTQSQALAELTAMAEANPELLPQVEIEKQKWLERQAAHQSNPLAKALIWIFPLLLPAYGLIKGKPYTAAWSNFIVMIYYMHSLTIMYTDPDERHLAILEFIFANCMLFGNGIYARMQGKELGLGLDKLKVVMAEEKEREEAYKTQNKD; from the coding sequence ATGCAAACAACACAAGAAATACAAAAAAAAATTACTCAATATCGCCTGCTTGGACTGTTTGGCTTCTTTGGCCTGCTCATACTCATGTTCGTATGGCAGCTATGGTTAACACCTGAAAAACTGCAAGACCATACCCAATCACAAGCGTTAGCTGAATTAACCGCTATGGCAGAAGCGAACCCAGAGTTACTGCCGCAAGTGGAAATTGAAAAACAAAAGTGGTTAGAGCGTCAAGCTGCACACCAATCTAATCCATTAGCTAAAGCGTTAATTTGGATATTCCCATTATTACTACCTGCTTATGGTTTAATCAAAGGGAAGCCTTATACCGCAGCTTGGAGTAACTTTATTGTAATGATCTACTACATGCATTCATTAACGATCATGTATACAGATCCTGATGAGCGTCATCTTGCTATATTAGAGTTCATTTTTGCTAACTGCATGCTCTTTGGTAATGGTATTTATGCCCGAATGCAAGGCAAAGAGTTAGGCCTAGGTCTTGATAAGCTAAAAGTTGTGATGGCTGAAGAAAAAGAACGAGAAGAAGCGTACAAAACGCAAAACAAAGATTAA
- a CDS encoding putative exported protein, giving the protein MKRLFPILLSLLFLVPLTARAVEVEHLYSASVMAVNNQPNRTLQKVAFAEVLVKVSGNATIAANPVIKKALINAREYLVKQAEERVDGERYLQASFNEQKINRLLRSSEFGVWSQNRPQQVIWLVVDEDFSRSVKGESDSDYADFINAIKAQANKRAIPVLFPVMDLDDQLQVSSSDLWGQFTDPVELASVRYGADNYIIAKIIKQNDDYQLNWSMYGRNNSNQPYEIWLNGQGQGELAAIGTKLTDSLADHLGERYSVKASGKDEVVFLNVDAITNITDYAKLIVMFSELSAVAQVDLDTVTGSSVQLKLVLLGTQQDLLTELSLDQRIQSTQNTFGDMNFQWNVIN; this is encoded by the coding sequence ATGAAGCGTTTATTTCCTATTTTATTATCATTGTTATTTCTTGTCCCTTTGACTGCGCGTGCCGTTGAGGTTGAGCATCTTTATTCGGCATCAGTTATGGCTGTGAATAATCAGCCTAACCGTACGTTACAAAAAGTTGCTTTTGCAGAAGTATTGGTCAAGGTTTCTGGTAATGCGACAATTGCGGCTAATCCAGTGATTAAAAAAGCATTAATTAATGCGCGTGAATATTTAGTGAAACAAGCTGAAGAGCGCGTTGATGGCGAGCGTTATTTACAGGCAAGCTTTAACGAGCAAAAGATAAATCGCCTATTACGCAGTAGTGAATTTGGTGTATGGAGTCAGAATCGTCCTCAGCAAGTAATATGGCTAGTGGTTGATGAAGACTTTAGTCGCAGCGTAAAAGGTGAAAGTGACAGTGATTATGCCGACTTTATTAATGCGATTAAAGCACAAGCAAATAAACGTGCGATCCCGGTATTATTCCCTGTTATGGATCTTGATGATCAACTACAAGTAAGCAGTAGTGATTTATGGGGACAGTTTACAGATCCGGTTGAACTCGCTTCTGTGCGTTATGGTGCAGACAATTACATCATTGCGAAGATCATTAAGCAAAATGATGATTACCAATTAAATTGGAGTATGTATGGTCGTAACAATAGTAATCAACCGTATGAGATTTGGTTAAATGGACAAGGTCAAGGTGAGCTTGCTGCCATCGGTACAAAACTCACCGATAGTCTTGCTGATCATCTCGGTGAACGTTATAGCGTGAAAGCATCTGGTAAAGATGAAGTAGTGTTCTTAAATGTAGATGCTATTACTAACATCACTGATTATGCTAAATTGATTGTAATGTTTTCTGAATTATCAGCAGTTGCGCAAGTTGATCTTGATACAGTTACAGGATCAAGTGTGCAATTAAAATTAGTATTACTGGGTACACAACAAGATCTATTAACCGAATTATCACTGGATCAACGGATCCAAAGTACTCAAAATACCTTTGGTGACATGAATTTTCAATGGAATGTGATAAATTAA
- a CDS encoding putative amidotransferase, whose protein sequence is MCELLGMSANVPTDICFSFSGLMQRGGKTGPHSDGWGITFYEGKGCRTFRDPKPSCESKVAQLVKDYPIKSQAVISHIRQANRGGVALENTHPFTRECWGKNWTYAHNGQLTDYHGLATGFYTPIGETDSELAFCWILQEVSKQFPIKPDDMKPVFRFIASLCDQLRALGVFNLLLSDGDFVFAYCTNNLHHIIREAPFGHAQLIDENIEINFENETSDSDVVAIIATQPLTDNEVWHKMKPGEYCVFCRGEIMLTNT, encoded by the coding sequence ATGTGTGAATTATTAGGTATGAGCGCAAATGTGCCTACCGACATTTGTTTTAGTTTTTCTGGGCTGATGCAGCGTGGTGGTAAGACTGGACCACATTCTGATGGTTGGGGAATTACTTTTTATGAAGGTAAGGGTTGCCGGACGTTTCGTGATCCGAAACCAAGCTGCGAATCAAAAGTTGCACAATTAGTCAAAGATTACCCGATTAAAAGCCAAGCGGTTATTTCGCATATTCGTCAAGCTAATCGTGGTGGTGTAGCATTAGAAAATACCCATCCTTTTACCCGTGAATGTTGGGGTAAAAACTGGACGTATGCACATAATGGCCAGCTAACTGATTATCATGGTTTAGCGACCGGGTTTTATACGCCAATTGGTGAGACTGACAGTGAACTCGCGTTTTGTTGGATCTTACAAGAAGTAAGTAAACAGTTTCCAATTAAGCCTGATGATATGAAACCTGTGTTTCGTTTTATCGCGAGTCTATGTGATCAGCTAAGAGCATTAGGTGTATTTAATTTGTTATTAAGCGATGGCGACTTCGTATTTGCCTACTGTACTAATAACTTACATCATATTATTCGTGAAGCGCCGTTTGGTCATGCCCAGTTAATTGATGAAAATATTGAAATTAACTTTGAGAATGAAACCTCAGATTCAGATGTTGTCGCTATAATTGCGACACAGCCGCTGACGGATAATGAAGTTTGGCATAAAATGAAGCCTGGGGAGTATTGTGTATTTTGTCGCGGTGAGATTATGTTGACGAATACTTAG
- the purN gene encoding phosphoribosylglycinamide formyltransferase, with translation MSKQASIVVLVSGNGSNLQTILDQCEQGSINGKVTAVFSNKSTAYGLERAQLAGIDAISLAQDDFADRTAFDAALMTQIDQYQPDLIVLAGYMRILSDNFVLHYAGKMLNIHPSLLPKYPGLDTHQRAIDNGDEEHGASVHFVTPELDSGPVILQAKVPVFSDDSVDDLSSRVHTQEHMIYPMVIQWFCAERLAMTDGKAVLDGKKLAESGYAAD, from the coding sequence ATGTCTAAACAAGCATCTATCGTAGTATTAGTTTCTGGTAATGGAAGTAATTTACAAACCATTCTAGATCAGTGCGAACAAGGTTCTATTAACGGTAAAGTAACAGCTGTTTTTAGTAATAAAAGTACCGCTTATGGCTTAGAGCGAGCACAACTTGCGGGTATTGACGCAATATCACTTGCTCAAGATGATTTTGCTGACCGTACTGCATTTGATGCCGCGCTAATGACACAAATAGACCAGTATCAACCTGATCTGATTGTGTTAGCAGGCTATATGCGTATTCTAAGTGATAACTTTGTACTGCATTATGCAGGTAAGATGCTTAACATACATCCATCTCTACTCCCTAAATATCCAGGTTTAGATACACATCAACGTGCAATTGATAATGGTGATGAAGAACACGGTGCTTCAGTGCATTTTGTAACGCCAGAATTAGACTCAGGTCCCGTAATCTTGCAAGCAAAAGTACCTGTATTCTCTGACGATAGCGTAGATGATTTAAGTTCACGAGTACATACTCAAGAACATATGATCTACCCTATGGTTATACAATGGTTCTGCGCTGAACGCTTAGCAATGACCGACGGTAAAGCCGTACTTGATGGTAAAAAATTAGCGGAAAGCGGCTACGCTGCGGACTAA